From the genome of Methanobacterium formicicum, one region includes:
- a CDS encoding ABC transporter ATP-binding protein, whose amino-acid sequence MVITLENVTKSFTSHNEGEQLALNPINLNVAEGEFLCIVGPSGCGKTTLLRMIAGLDFPTSGRVLEGENEITGPSRERGYVFQQYSLFPWRDVRDNVAFGLEMEGLEKKERYSKAREYLKLVGLSPYEKSYPRELSGGMKQRVAIARSLVNDPHVLLMDEPFSALDVQTRHNLQEELVRIWSQEQKTVIFVTHNVDEAVFLADRIVVLSQRPATIIKTFEINLKRVRDRSAPEFLDLKKEITSLLEIDL is encoded by the coding sequence TTGGTGATAACCCTGGAAAATGTTACTAAAAGTTTTACCTCCCATAATGAGGGGGAACAGTTGGCTCTGAATCCCATTAACCTTAACGTGGCTGAAGGGGAGTTTCTGTGCATAGTAGGCCCATCGGGTTGTGGAAAGACCACCCTGCTCCGGATGATTGCTGGGCTGGATTTTCCCACCAGTGGCCGTGTTCTGGAGGGGGAAAATGAGATAACTGGGCCCAGCAGGGAAAGGGGTTACGTTTTTCAGCAGTACTCCCTGTTCCCCTGGCGTGATGTCCGGGACAATGTGGCCTTTGGTCTGGAAATGGAAGGCCTGGAAAAAAAAGAGAGGTACAGTAAGGCCAGAGAATATCTGAAACTGGTTGGTCTGTCCCCCTACGAAAAAAGTTACCCACGGGAATTATCCGGTGGCATGAAGCAGAGGGTGGCCATTGCCCGTTCCCTGGTTAATGATCCTCATGTGCTTTTGATGGATGAACCCTTTTCTGCCCTGGATGTCCAGACCAGACACAATCTCCAGGAAGAACTGGTAAGGATATGGAGCCAGGAACAGAAGACCGTGATTTTCGTGACCCATAATGTTGATGAAGCTGTTTTTCTGGCTGATCGAATAGTGGTATTGAGTCAACGCCCTGCAACCATCATAAAAACCTTTGAAATCAACTTAAAACGGGTTCGTGACCGTTCTGCCCCTGAATTTTTGGATCTTAAAAAAGAAATAACCAGTCTACTGGAAATTGACCTATAA
- a CDS encoding HAD family hydrolase, which translates to MDNNGILALFDIDGTLVQGARCHYQAFVHAVNKFYGMTEDISGINYAGKTDPQILQEVLEIGAVPESDIEKNFQACLEYMVSYYQAHVHHENIRALGGVRELLGELKNEEVLLGLTTGNLEPIAHAKLGRAGIDDYFSFGGFGSDSPQRPCLVKKALERARDLYGYQGDQVFIIGDTPRDVAAAKPFNLHTVAVATGRYSIPELEKTGADFVLENLEDVDGVLGIITGK; encoded by the coding sequence ATGGATAACAACGGAATCTTGGCCCTTTTTGATATTGACGGCACCCTGGTACAGGGAGCACGCTGCCATTACCAGGCCTTTGTACATGCCGTTAACAAGTTCTATGGTATGACCGAAGATATCAGTGGTATAAACTACGCCGGAAAGACCGATCCACAGATACTGCAGGAAGTCCTGGAAATAGGAGCGGTACCTGAATCAGACATTGAAAAGAACTTCCAGGCCTGCCTGGAGTACATGGTTAGTTACTACCAGGCCCATGTCCACCATGAAAATATCAGAGCCCTAGGAGGAGTTAGGGAACTCTTAGGAGAACTTAAAAATGAAGAGGTACTTTTAGGTCTCACCACTGGTAACTTAGAACCCATTGCCCATGCTAAGCTCGGCCGGGCAGGAATTGATGATTATTTCTCCTTCGGAGGATTTGGAAGTGACAGTCCACAGAGGCCCTGTCTGGTTAAAAAGGCTCTGGAACGCGCCCGGGATTTATATGGATATCAGGGGGATCAGGTGTTTATTATTGGGGACACTCCACGTGATGTGGCAGCGGCCAAACCATTCAATCTGCACACTGTTGCTGTTGCCACGGGGAGATATTCTATCCCGGAACTGGAAAAAACTGGTGCTGATTTTGTTCTGGAAAACTTAGAAGATGTGGATGGAGTTTTGGGAATAATCACTGGAAAATAA